The following nucleotide sequence is from Salvia miltiorrhiza cultivar Shanhuang (shh) chromosome 7, IMPLAD_Smil_shh, whole genome shotgun sequence.
CACAAAAGTAACATTTCATGAGCTCAAATATCTGACATTAATTCTTATGTTTGGTAGAGTTATGCAGAATAGGAACAGAAGATCAAAACGAATGGTACTTTTTCAGCCACAAAGACAAGAAGTACCCAACCGGAACACGCACGAATCGAGCGACGGCGGCCGGGTTTTGGAAAGCAACCGGCCGCGATAAGGCCATTTACTCCAAGCACGACTTGATCGGGATGAGGAAAACCTTAGTTTTTTACAAAGGCCGAGCTCCGAATGGCCAGAAATCAGACTGGATCATGCATGAATATCGCCTCGAAACAGACGAAAACGGAACACCTCAGGTATGTATATTACGCAATGTTGTTGAGCTGTTGCAGCTgagtaattaaaagaaaagaaatatcaTGGGTGGTGTGCAGGAAGAAGGATGGGTGGTGTGCAGGGTTTTCAAGAAGCGGATCGCGACGACGCAGAAGCTGAGCGAGCACGACTCGCCGGTTTGGTACGACGAGCATGTGTCGTTCATGCCGGACATGGAATCTCCCAAGCACCACTCCTACAATCCCAATCACAATCATCTCTCCTACAGCAACTATCCCTACAAGAAGGAGATGCCGTTGCAGTACGCCGTTCCGGCCGACCACTTCCTCCAGCTGCCCCTTCTAGAAAGCCCTAAAGttgtgcagcagcagcagcaggccaTGAGCTGCCGCGGCCTCAGCTTCAGCAATAACCACGACCACCAACAACACCTCGATCAGAATTTCCACTCCGTCTTCAGGAACACCAACGACCAATCCGCCGAGCAAGTCACGGATTGGAGGGTTCTCGACAAGTTCGTGGCGTCGCAGCTCAGCCAGGAGGAGGTTTCCAAGGACAACGAGGCTTTTCCGGCGGCCGGGGATTTGAGCAAGCAGGAGATGGCGCCGGAGAACGCCACCACATCGTCTTCCAGTTGTCAGATTGATCTGTGGAAGTGATCCACTGGAGAAGGGCGTCTACCGATTATACTGTTTCTTGTAAATAATAAAACTGATAATATGACCTAGCTATTCATCTTCCAATACTACTATAGaaactaaattaaaaaagaaaaaacttagTACATATGTTATTCTTGTAAGATAATTCCAAGTGGTCCGAGGAAGCTAGCCCTTGGCTGCTGCATGAGTTGAAACGGCAGCGTTTGCCTATTTGTTGTGATCTCAGATAACCACAGAGATGTTTATGCTGTAATTGTGGTTACAGAAGATCTGTGTAATGCCTCTGTATTCATcagtgaaaatatatatttcccttttGTATTGTAAAAACGCCTTATTTTTTTATCCCACCATCCAAGAATTTTTAGTAGCATCTTATTTGTTTCATGAATAtagataaatttaaaataagaaatttaattTGACAGGGTTAATTTGGTATGTGTTTTGTTATATATGAATGCTGACGAATGTAAAATTTGCTGATTGGAAATGAGAAGatatatattatgaatattTTGTACAAGCACTATAAACATCATCAATAACGACAAGTCGATCAAAGTTGATGAATGTGTAATAGTAAAAGCGCGTTAATTTAAATGGGCCGGGGAAGTGTTAATGATACAAAATAATTATGCACTCAATTGTATATATGTGAGTGATCTCAACAGAAGAATTTCCTTTTCTTTGCTTGGTTTGGGGTTTGGTGTCCCAAAACAACGTCACTTAGAAGGGCAGGCTTGTGCAATATTTGGCTTTGTATCTTGAGAGTTGGTATGGGATGGTCCGAAACTTTTACAAAAGCTTTTCTTATCCTTTACACATAAGTAAACTATATCTACTTGCAAAAGCTTTCGAGTTTAATTGATAGATCGGATGATGATGAAGATACAAATGGTCCAATAGCTGCCTACCTactttgtgtgtgtgtatatatatacatacattaaTTATATGGGTGTAATATATGTGGGGTGAAATGAGTTGAAAACGCATCAAATATAAATGACCACATATGAAATAGTGAAACATCTTTGGGGTGAGATGAGTTGAACGATCAAATATAAGTGACCACACATGAAATCCACTGTAATAgaaactttttaattaatttaatttgtttcatacaaaatatattaaaacaaTTATAGCATTAATTAAACATCTCCTATTGCATTTGCAAGCTGAATCTTCTACCGCATAAATTATCTCATATTGCATTTGCGGTTTATTGCCACGCGTCTGAGGAAATTGCGAAAACTACCATCGTGTAAATATTTTAAAACATGCTTCCAaaaatgtaatatatatatatatatgtatatattttaagagagagaaaaaaaatggataTATATGTAAGGGGCGCGCTTTACCTTGTAGAGGATATTAGAAAAGGCAAAATGCGTTCCAGAATTTGAAGAATAACGTTTTAGGCGTTGCATGCTTTCAAACTTGTAAAGAAGCAGAACTAATGGTTATGGGGTGAAGTAATGTAGTTCCTGCTTTGAATTTAAAATTCCATTTATTCATAAACTTGTACGCATTACTAGTAGTAGTACTGATCGTATATACAAACTAAGCCAAAAATATATGTTATATGAAGAttgaagaatatatatatatatgtaatgcgtgtgtgtgtgatgaACGTATACCATTACCAATGGGGTGTTGTTTGTAAAGCTGCATGCAGGCAATTTGCAGTTTGTTGCATTCGTAAACTTTGCGGCAGCGAAGGCTTGTTTTGTGTTGATTTGATTAAGTAGTGGGAAAATATTGGTGTTTATATGGAGATATATATGGTGGGAGCTGGACTGTCTTATCAGGAAAATGTCGCAGGAATCAAATTTGGGAAAAGATGGTTTCAAATCCACTACTCATTTGACCTCAATCTTGGGAAGTGGCAAACATGGAATCCTCTGGTCAACGCATGTTTCTTGTGgtcaaatctatatatatacatatatatatatatgtagtcaTGCGCAGGAGCAGCATGATGATATGATTATGGGGATGGGTGATTAATATATTGTGTGCGGCGGaagtaaacatgattaaacaaactGATCATGTGAAATGGTATAATGTTCCACCATCACTCCCCGCAGCCTGCATTCTCACAATTATTACTTTTCAACTCTCAAATTACTACTAACGTATATTCCCATATATAGTACTAGGTATCTACGCTCACACTCACTCAATACAAcaaatatactactccctccctcccaaacgaaatgacctactgtatttcttttcggcacggagattaagaaatgtgtataaagtagataaagtgggttggtggaaattatttaaatgttaagtatagagagagagtgtattgccaaaaaatgaaacatgacatttcgtttgggacagcccaaaaaggaaaataggatatttcgtttgggacggagggagtactactttATGTttataactaattaaatataatgtCTCTTTTTGTACAATGaccattttaaaattaattggaGTTATATATAAACACTAATATATCTTCAATTAATTACATATATGGTTTAGTTTCATGATAGCTAGTGACTTTAGTCGATAGAGTATATATACATCGATTGAGTAACGGTTGCAACCTGCATGTTGCCAAAAGAATTCTAGCTAGCTAAGCAATTTTAACTATTAAACCTTGCTAATTGTAGTATGTAAATTAACTAACGACAATGCTAGGTCGAGATGCATATATGTAAGTGCGCATGCAGACCGACTAATAAGCATTAATTGTTGACCCAACATATACATGCCATCGTCTTTGATGGGATTCTTCAAAATATACACGACAGagggattataaaataaaaatgtggtgCCACATCATTAATGCTCAACCTTTTGGTCTCTGCGTCTCAAAATTAAATCACTCTAAATTTAACAATACAATACATTTCTTGAAGAGGCGAATTTACAAATAGTAGATATTAATAGTTATTCGCCaacttaattttatatttttttagacaAAAATACCATGTTGTAAATCTCAATCATAATTTACCCTGTTAACCAAGAATTACCATCTCACTTTTAAGCTttacgcaaaaaaaaaaaaaaactcactaAAATGCGAAATTTTGTTAACCTTAAATTCGCTTAATTTAGCGTGCCGCCATCATTGTTCCTCCGTTGCGCAGGAACGTTCAGTTTTCAGTACTATTGTTCCACCACTAATTTTGCTAGTAAAATGCATTTTCCCGCCACTAGTATTTTCATAAGTAGATCTAGATTCGGCAAAGAAAAATTGGAAATTACCGTTATAGATCCAGCGATACAACGAACAACAGGAAAAAGACGAAGTACAAAAATGAACCCCTTTACGAATATATGCTGGTAATTTTCAACTTTTATTTTGAAGGTTGCTGCAcgatttctttttattttgctCATTTGATTGGATTTTGTTCATCAATTTTGTTACAAACTACGAATTTGAATTGGATCTAGGGTGTTCTTGCTCATTTGCATCAGATTTGGGGTTTTCTTGCTCATTTGAATCAGATCtagattttttttgttcaaacGATTGGATTGAGTAGGAAAAATTCGTACCATCTCGTCTAGAGATCCAGAAGTTTTTGTTGTGTATCATCGTAGATCTAGAAGTTTAATTTGTTGGAACTATGAATCAAAGGTTTTTTTGTTTCGAATCAAACTGCGGGATTGTTTTGCACGAATGGTATGAATGTACCAATTCGTACTATGCTTACCCAGTGTTGGTCACCAAAACATGAAACGAATGATATCAATGAGTTCATTCGTACCATTTGTCCCAAGTGTTGCGCCAAAACTTGGAACGAATGCTACAAATGTATTTATTCGTACCATTCATCCCAAATCCTAGAATGAATGGAAATGATTCGTACCAAGTGTACCAACTATAATTCAccttatttctaattttttgaTGGTACTACAGATAGAAAATTATCGAGACTTGATTGAAGTTCCTCACAAGGTATATCTGGTGGGCAAGGAGGGGTTTCATAAGTGATATAAgaataattcatttaaatttaaaaattaactagTACGAATAGTCGTCATTCGTACCTAGATGGTGCTCTAATTGGTACAAATAGTCAGTCATTTGTATATCAAGTGtatcatttatttaaattcaaaagatAACTAGATGAATAACACGACTAAATCTGAAAACTAtcattttaatgaataaataccaAAAATGATAATAATATTACAACAATTTACTTAATGAATTTCATGAGTAAATCTGATTCATACCAAATTTAATGATGCTAACTTCGGATTTAATGAACGTGTCTGATAATCTAGAGTAGAAAGAGATAGAGCATGAACATTGCCGCTAGCACCGAAGAGATAATCAAGAGAAAGATAAAACGGAGAGAATAGAGAGAGTCGGAGAAAAAgcctagagagagagagagagagaggagctaAGAGAACagagaatagagagagagagattgaaatAATTTCGTACAagttaaaataagaataatttaattctattaattaaaaaataataattaattaatattattcaaattaaatttatggataattattgatttttattttctcgTTCGATGAATTTTCACCATTAACGCTTATTTGGATGTAAATATATGTATTAAGtcgaaatgatattttaaatctGAACATtgagaataaaaaatagaaaatgtaaATTTCCCAAATATAATATCGAATGCCGaaaagggagtataaaataactCAAATACTATATTTCATCCTGTTTAGTAGTCAGTCTGCCATTAGGGAGACAGCACATTCTTTTCTCAATCATTCTTCTTCCCTTGTGTTTTTATCCTTATCTTTTACAGTCAACttcaaaacaaaaacacaaTTATTCCTTCGTTGATTCCACCATATGTTTCCACGACTTTTTTGTCGAATGGATAATTGTCTTTAGTACTTCCCTGcctataaaaatacaaattttaataaaatataaataatttttttaataaagtaaGAATTTcactttaaataaatatgaatgaAGTTAGATGAATTGACAAATCAGCAAATTTTTCGTGCAAATTTCTGACAATTTTTTCAGCAAATTTTTCGTGcacaaatcaaaaataaaattctgACAAATTTTTCATAAATATAGAGAGTATTTCTTTTCAAGAATTCGTGGCATTTTCGACTCCATTTTTATTAGAACTCAAAACGGCATGCATTAATTTAAGTCGGAGCTTACGATATTTGAAAGTTAAAATAGAATATCGGATTTTTAGATTacgatatatttaaaattatggttaatggccagaaaatacatgaactatcatcgaatttgcattttgcacatgacctttAAAAATAGCTCCACAATACATCACTTTttgatttaattgcaatttaCAAATGAGTTGACCATCCCTTAAATTTTAGATGACGTGTCTCCCAAAATTTGTAGACGTGAACGCACCAGCGATcatgtaaaacgacgtcgttttgtcaaacttttttaaaattaaaaaaaaaaatctgcaaaCACTGCACACATATggctcggtctctctctctccccctatCTCTTTTTCAAAATAGCACACACCGCagatccctctctctctttctctctctcgtgCAGCTTAAACTTGCTAACTTTATTAATTATCCTAAAAAATGAACTTTGACATTATTTATCATGTTCCATTTATAATGGTTCAAAATTCATTTTATGCCTTAAAAATAAGTGTGGTCCCTTTACTTTATGGCCTTAATCAACATTTCCTTAATTTGTATGTCCAAAACACAGGAGTCATACTTAATGGGACGAAATGAGTAATAACAACTTAAATATGTATggcaaatagcgtcaaaatttATGAAGTTCGGCgcgattctcatttttttccttAACCTTAAAATCTCACGTATAAATTCATGATTGTTGCTCTGATTTGTAATTTTCCCATAATAACGTTTTCCGGCCATTAATTAGATGACGTGTCACATATGTGTCACACTTATGCTGAGTAGattaattaagggcaaaacgtCGCCTTTTTGCATCTCAATTTAAAAACCCTATGCTGCTCGACGTGGTGAATGGGACGACTTGTTTGACTGCTGACCAGGGGTATTACTTAATAGTGGTGGAGACGGTGGCGGCGCCGGCACCCAGCGGAGGTGCGCAGCGGAGTATCCTCGGAATGAGGAAGGGAAATGGAAACAAAAGGGTTTGGATAATTGTGGTTACGGTGTTGGGAGGGGTAGCGTTGGTGTTAGCACTGGTGGTGATGTTTGCTTACGTGAGGAAGTGTCGACGATGGAAAAAGATCTGTCGGATGGAGCAGGCAGCGGAGGTGGGGGTGCCGCTGTCGTTGTGGGGAACACGAAGGCGCCAGTGGCCATGGAGACGCGGACGAAGTCCTTGTTGTAGAATAAGTTTGTGCCCTAATTTCTggcaaatttaaagaaaattcaACGGAAATTCTTTACTTAGTGTGAATTGGGACCTAAAATTAGTGGTCAATTTGTTTAATGAATTCAAATTTTCAGATTTCTCCGTGAAGAACCCTAATTTGAAGAGGGATTTGAGTTGATTTTGATTTAATCCCCAAAAACAATTACGACGATGTTTAATGGTTAACTGAAACGCAGTCGTTCTAGTCGCCGAAAAAATTAGCTTAAGCATTATTTTGGgggaattttaaattttatgagaAAATTACTAATCGGATACAAGTTCATGGATTTATACGCGAGATTCtaaggtcaagggaaaaatgaGAATCGCGAGAAATTTCATGGATTTTGAGGCTATTTGCCcaaatatgtatttaaattaatttaatgattTTATAGGTACGCACGTGCCACTTTAGATGTAGTACTTTATAACTTCGAGTATCCACAACAAatctctcaaaattttactcctaaaaatactcctaaagtcttccctaaattatttttaaccccTATTTTACAATTACATGCAGTAGCtctcctatttttcattatctatttataaatttaggattagatttaagggggtgtaaatttaggattaaattTGAGGGGGTGTACAttttttttgtgggcccaacttaatataggtgatctgttggatgatcattttatctcactttttattattttagtacAAATTTAAAGTTATGATTACTTTTGAGAGATCTGTTGTGATGCTCTAAAGCTAATTCACTTAAAGTTATTTAAAACTTTTCATGATTATTGtgttattaaattataatttgaattaaattaatacaattacaCTCCAATATGTTTTTTAAGATTGTGTGTCTATTCAATTCAAAACCAATTGAAGCAATAATTTATATTACTCCTAACAAATCAAAATTACATTTTGAGTGTTTCTAGATTAATTATTGCATAAAGTTCAATTAAAGTTGGTCATTTGAGAAAACTTTCATGGATTCGTCTTGCAAACAcgacaattttattttaattaagtttaggaTTTATGGATAGTAATACTAATTTTctctaagaaaaaaaaaagctactAATTATTAGACTAATAGTAATAGCCTTGAGTAAATGTTTCCAGTGGGATTGCACATGCTCACTGGGCCAAACACAAGTTCGGCCTCAATTCCTCAAATTGCGCCAAAATATTGTCACACCGCAAATCTATATTTCCAAAATAAATGAATGACTTGTGATGCTTTTGTGGAGTTATATAATAATTTCATGTCTTTTCTAGACAGCATTACTAATCTGCTTTCTTTCTAATatgtaaatatattttattcttttgaaatCATGTAAATAGATTTTAAATGATCACATTAAGTTgattatgtattttgaattaaatagaAGGCAAACGAGGGTTGGAGGGGAGGCCTCTAAGCGGAAAAAGTgtaggcggtggtggtggttccGCCTTGCATGGCCCATGCACCGCCGCTGCAGATGGGGAGGGGGAAACCACTTCTCACTTTCACTATCAATTTCTTATAATCTTATTTCACAGTTTCTCTTCTTCACTTTCTATTTCTACTATTTTAgttcaaattttcaattattaattAGGATTCATCAATCGCATTTTATAAATGTCTTTTGCATTTAAATTGCAGATCTTGTAGTTAATAATAGAACGAGTCTGTTAGAATGAAACGGATGtcattttattcatattttatgtgcaagatttcatttattattgataaaagtgtcatttattctTATAGAGATCTGCATCGCAACTCGCGAAGTAGGCGCGAGTTTGGCAACACTGCTGCAAAGGGGAGGGACGGGGCTcaggatgagagagagaggagcacATGCGAAGCAcgcccaaataaaaaaaattgatttttaatatacaaattgtttaaattttaagatttcaattttaattttttatttatttatttattttttgaaaaaattcagTTTTATCTTAACTAAATGTAGTTTCACTTTTTATACTGTACTACATAATGTATAGAAGCCTACACTCTGTCATGTGAAATTCAATACAAAATCAACTTAATATTAGTTTTTCTTTGTATAATGCATTACACATTATAGAAAAGCATACACTTTTTGATGTGGAGTTCCAAATACAAAATCAACTTAATGTAACTTCTCTTTTTATAGTGCACTACACATTGCACAGAAGCATACATTTTTCTATGTGGAATTCAATACAAAATCAATTTAACGTAGCTTACAAATagttttaattctaatttttaatttctattttttaattattgtaattttagcATTAAGGTGACGGACATTTTGAATTTTCACTCCCAAATCAAATTGAGGCTCAAATGCACATTTTTTCTATAATGATTTCACAAATTTAGGATTTGAGTCATTTGACTCGTCAGAAATAGGGATATACTGCAATTAGGCCCAAAAGAGAAAAATTTTCCAACAAGCAACCCCAGTTACAAATAGACGTTCCATTACTACATTTCTCAGCTATTTTGAATATTCTCAACAAAAAGTTATTCGTACATTCCAACATGCTGAagcccctcccaaattttgagattttctttttatattaaatttattttcaaagatatgtatagatatatgtctatacctattataaaataattttgttataCAAAAGTTGATTTACTTGTTATATTCACTCATATACTTAACTTAAAGATAATTgagttatttaaaactatacaatctatgaaaatattgttcattattattaatactattattattatgcttgtcttttaatagaaaatgtatgaatgcccaaaaaaaatttgtttattatttagATTATGCTtgttttttgataaaaaaatgtctaaaatatacgaaatgttaaaaaaaaattgtaatatattgaaaatattgttctttattattattatgctcgtattttagtaaaaaaatgccttaaaatttatgtaatgcccaaaaaaaaattctcgcaGGCCCCGTTCAAAGTCAGCAcccccgaacttaattcctggctccgtccctgcatTCCAACGTTTTGGCGTAGTTCATATGGAATAATAAATTAGTTATTTATACAGTTGCAGTTGCAGATGAGTCAACAACATTCCTCACAGGCTGATTCATTCGCCTAAAATTTAACTTAACGAATTCTACTCACCTCATTCAAAGACgatttggtttttttttttttttttttttgaggaattgAAATATGAGTTATCAAACATAGTTAGATTGTCAAAACACACACACCCTTGGATAATGTATGCCCCAccaaaaaattaataacaattgCCAAAAGAACAAAGTTAGAATTAGAGAGGGTGGGAGGGCTTAAGAATGGTACATCTTCGACAATGTTAATGACCTAAAAATGAGGACACTAAATGCTTTGGACAATTTGACAATTGCTAATCTTACAAGACAAAGGGGTATATCAAATATtgattgtaaaaattaatgaaaacaaAACGATTCTGTCCACACTTCCAACAACAACATTTACCACACCACATCCAAGTGCGCCGATCGATCCATTTCCATCGTTTGCAAAGCTTAGCGCAAAATGGAAAATAGTGTAGGAATAATCGCAAGCAGAAGATAGAGCTGCAAGCGTCGTACATGCAATGTGGTTGCTGAAGAAGCTTTCTGAGGTCTGCATAGGACATCAAATATTCATTAATGTTGATACGAATCAGCAAATGCGATAATTTGCAGGTGTAGAATTTTACTCACTTTTGCATGTGGCTGAGGGCACCACAGAAGAGAGCATTATCAGGAACTGGCAATTCTGTTTTGTTGCTAGaatcttcagggttgatgattCTCATGTAAGTCTCTTGGCCAAGATACCACCTATCGAGGTTGTCGGTCCTAAGGTTCCAGACACCAACATTATCAAGCGACACAAAGACTGCAGTCCATCCTCCAGCAAAAACCTGACCATCAAAAATAAGAGAGCACCAGAAATCAGTAAAACATCTTGTAAGGGCATCAAATTTGATAGCTACAACAGACTGTATTGTGCACAAATGGTTGGCCGTATGGCAAGTGATTGCACTCAAAATGTAATTCTACATTGGATTGATCAACTACATGCCCAAATTACAATAAAACATGCACTTCATACCTGGACAGTAGAGCGAGATATTGCGTCCCATTTGTTGTATGAACCCCTATTGTTTTCAGTCCAATCACCATAGCCCATCCTGAGATCAATGATCAAACAATATATAGATAGGAGGGTAACAATTCATCtgtaaaataattataactAAAGATTGAGACCATACCCAACAACAAAAAATGAATATCCATCCGCGTGAAATGTCTGAACAA
It contains:
- the LOC130993570 gene encoding NAC domain-containing protein 7, coding for MNTFSHVPPGFRFHPTDEELVDYYLRRKISNRSIDLDVIKDVDLYKIEPWDLQELCRIGTEDQNEWYFFSHKDKKYPTGTRTNRATAAGFWKATGRDKAIYSKHDLIGMRKTLVFYKGRAPNGQKSDWIMHEYRLETDENGTPQEEGWVVCRVFKKRIATTQKLSEHDSPVWYDEHVSFMPDMESPKHHSYNPNHNHLSYSNYPYKKEMPLQYAVPADHFLQLPLLESPKVVQQQQQAMSCRGLSFSNNHDHQQHLDQNFHSVFRNTNDQSAEQVTDWRVLDKFVASQLSQEEVSKDNEAFPAAGDLSKQEMAPENATTSSSSCQIDLWK